From Desulfovibrio legallii, one genomic window encodes:
- the panC gene encoding pantoate--beta-alanine ligase — protein MQILTTPHDLEAQCRAWRKAGDDIALVPTMGYYHAGHEDLMTHARGLARRLVVSLFVNPAQFGPGEDLEAYPRDAEHDAAIAAAHGADVLFRPEPGAMYAPDHATWVEVPELARGLCGQTRPTHFRGVCTVVLKLFLLTGADVAVFGQKDWQQQAILRRMARDLNVPVRIVTRPTVREADGLALSSRNLYLTPQERAQAPEIRQGLLYARKLAEEGETNTSLLREAVLRRWAERLPLGRLDYLSVVHPESLAPLTAVGDAALMACAVRMGKARLIDNILLRP, from the coding sequence ATGCAGATATTAACCACACCCCACGATCTGGAAGCGCAGTGCCGCGCCTGGCGCAAGGCCGGGGACGACATCGCCCTGGTGCCCACCATGGGCTATTATCACGCCGGGCATGAAGACCTTATGACCCACGCCAGGGGCCTGGCCCGGCGGCTGGTGGTGAGCCTGTTTGTCAACCCCGCCCAGTTCGGCCCCGGCGAAGACCTGGAGGCCTACCCCCGCGATGCGGAACACGACGCGGCCATTGCCGCCGCGCACGGGGCGGACGTGCTGTTCCGGCCCGAGCCGGGGGCCATGTACGCCCCGGATCACGCCACCTGGGTGGAAGTGCCGGAGCTGGCCAGGGGCCTGTGCGGGCAGACGCGGCCCACGCACTTTCGCGGCGTGTGCACCGTGGTGCTCAAACTTTTTCTGCTTACCGGGGCGGACGTGGCCGTGTTCGGCCAGAAGGACTGGCAGCAGCAGGCCATTCTGCGCCGCATGGCGCGGGATCTCAACGTGCCCGTGCGCATCGTGACCCGCCCCACCGTGCGCGAGGCCGACGGCCTGGCGCTCTCCTCCCGCAATCTTTATCTTACGCCGCAGGAACGCGCCCAGGCCCCGGAGATCCGTCAGGGCCTGCTCTACGCCCGCAAGCTGGCGGAAGAGGGCGAAACCAACACAAGCCTGCTGCGCGAGGCCGTGCTGCGGCGCTGGGCCGAACGGCTGCCCCTGGGCCGGCTGGATTACCTGAGCGTGGTGCACCCCGAATCCCTCGCGCCCCTGACCGCCGTGGGCGACGCCGCCCTTATGGCCTGCGCCGTGCGCATGGGCAAGGCCCGGCTTATCGACAACATCCTGCTCCGCCCGTGA
- the metK gene encoding methionine adenosyltransferase has protein sequence MQTKGKYYFTSESVTEGHPDKVADQISDAVLDTLLAQDPDAHVACETLVTTGMALIAGEITTSGYADLPRVVRETIRNIGYSNSGMGFDWQTCAVINTIGHQSPDIAQGVRREKPEDQGAGDQGMMFGYACDETATLMPAPIYWAHQLSQRLAKVRKDGLVDFFRPDGKTQVSFEYQDGKPVRINNVVVSTQHAKSASQADVAEAVKKHVIRPVLEPTGYFDEKHCEIFINTTGRFVVGGPMGDCGLTGRKIIQDTYGGSGHHGGGAFSGKDPSKVDRSGAYMGRYIAKNVVAAGLAPVCEVQIAYCIGVAQPVSVLVSSQGSGEIPDEVLTRAVREVFDLRPYFITKRLDLKRPIYQKTSCYGHFGRELPEFTWEKTDAVADLRTAAKV, from the coding sequence ATGCAAACCAAGGGCAAATACTATTTCACTTCCGAATCCGTCACTGAAGGCCACCCCGACAAGGTGGCTGACCAGATTTCCGACGCCGTGCTGGACACCCTGCTGGCCCAGGACCCCGACGCCCATGTGGCCTGCGAAACCCTGGTGACCACGGGCATGGCCCTTATCGCCGGCGAGATCACCACCTCCGGCTACGCGGACCTGCCCCGCGTAGTGCGCGAAACCATCCGGAACATCGGCTACAGCAATTCCGGCATGGGCTTTGACTGGCAGACCTGCGCCGTCATCAACACCATCGGGCACCAGTCCCCGGACATTGCCCAGGGCGTGCGGCGCGAAAAACCCGAAGACCAGGGCGCGGGCGACCAGGGCATGATGTTCGGCTACGCCTGTGACGAAACCGCCACCCTCATGCCCGCCCCCATTTACTGGGCGCACCAGCTCTCCCAGCGCCTCGCCAAGGTGCGCAAGGACGGCCTGGTGGACTTCTTCCGCCCGGATGGCAAGACCCAGGTTTCCTTTGAATACCAGGACGGCAAGCCCGTGCGCATCAACAACGTGGTGGTCTCCACCCAGCACGCGAAAAGCGCCAGCCAGGCCGACGTGGCCGAAGCCGTGAAAAAACACGTCATCCGCCCCGTGCTGGAACCCACCGGCTACTTTGACGAAAAGCACTGCGAAATCTTCATCAACACCACAGGCCGCTTCGTGGTGGGCGGCCCCATGGGCGACTGCGGCCTCACCGGCCGCAAGATCATCCAGGATACCTACGGCGGCAGCGGACACCACGGCGGCGGGGCCTTCTCCGGCAAGGATCCCTCCAAGGTGGACCGCTCCGGCGCGTATATGGGCCGCTACATCGCCAAGAACGTGGTGGCCGCCGGCCTCGCCCCGGTCTGCGAAGTGCAGATCGCCTACTGCATCGGCGTGGCCCAGCCCGTAAGCGTGCTCGTCTCCTCCCAGGGCAGCGGCGAGATCCCCGATGAAGTGCTTACCCGCGCCGTGCGCGAAGTTTTTGACCTGCGCCCCTACTTCATCACCAAACGCCTGGACCTCAAACGCCCCATTTACCAGAAAACCTCCTGCTACGGTCACTTCGGACGCGAACTTCCCGAATTTACCTGGGAAAAAACCGACGCCGTGGCCGACCTGCGCACCGCCGCCAAGGTCTAG
- a CDS encoding GNAT family N-acetyltransferase translates to MFAIQTETLATAGPAARALADAHWQEVEASLHGRQEGVLDVQRYADLEALHMLHLSTARQDGTLAGYAAFTLVPCPHRRGLLLAALDGLYLRPDVRRGPNALRLLRHAEAALRQKGVGLIQYSSPASRPCDVLYRRLGAQLTETVWHKEVC, encoded by the coding sequence GTGTTCGCCATTCAGACGGAAACCCTGGCCACGGCAGGCCCTGCGGCCCGCGCCCTGGCCGACGCCCATTGGCAAGAGGTGGAGGCTTCCCTGCACGGGCGGCAGGAAGGCGTGCTTGACGTGCAACGCTACGCCGACCTGGAGGCCCTGCACATGCTGCACCTGAGCACCGCCCGGCAGGACGGAACGCTGGCGGGCTACGCCGCCTTTACTCTGGTGCCCTGCCCCCACCGCCGCGGGCTTCTGCTGGCTGCCCTGGACGGCCTCTATCTGCGGCCGGACGTGCGGCGCGGGCCCAATGCCCTGCGCCTGCTGCGCCATGCCGAAGCGGCCCTGCGCCAGAAAGGCGTGGGGCTTATCCAGTACAGTTCTCCGGCCTCGCGCCCCTGCGACGTCCTTTACCGTCGCCTGGGCGCGCAGCTGACCGAAACCGTCTGGCATAAGGAGGTATGTTGA